One genomic segment of Francisella persica ATCC VR-331 includes these proteins:
- the tilS gene encoding tRNA lysidine(34) synthetase TilS: MSISKTLVLNEIKKLSPSHIIIGYSGGIDSSVLLNISKDLYIPIIAIYINHNLHRDSLKWQIHCQKTCERYNLQFISHSLGKAPKGENFEAWASKQRMDFFQKIMQQYPKPLLLLGHHQDDQAETFLIQAIRGSGLAGLAGIPYYKKLHHGNVLRPLLNYNKIEIEEFTKLNNIVHIYDDSNEDIKYRRNLIRNKIIPILQQVNPNISQTISRSANICAESNNVLQKLLAEKLQSISQNTTIIISELIKLDDDIQKSLLHLWFKQNTQQSLKSKQTKELHLAVNNHSTGWKIHISNNCQIHIQYNQLMIKHTATAKDVSKEAIISWLNENLNKQIDLTEIVIRDRKPDDKCKYYGRNKTNKLKKLFQELQIPATERSKARIILKDQQIIAVYPFFVCE; this comes from the coding sequence ATGTCTATAAGTAAAACTCTTGTTTTAAATGAAATAAAAAAACTCTCTCCATCTCATATCATTATTGGTTATAGTGGCGGCATTGACTCAAGTGTTTTACTAAATATCAGCAAAGACTTATATATTCCAATCATTGCAATTTATATTAATCATAATCTTCATCGTGACTCATTAAAATGGCAAATTCATTGCCAAAAAACTTGTGAAAGATATAATCTACAATTTATTAGTCACTCGTTAGGTAAAGCTCCTAAAGGAGAAAATTTTGAGGCTTGGGCAAGTAAACAAAGAATGGATTTTTTTCAAAAAATAATGCAGCAATACCCTAAACCATTACTTTTACTAGGTCACCACCAAGATGACCAAGCTGAGACATTTTTGATTCAAGCAATACGAGGCTCTGGATTAGCCGGCTTAGCTGGTATACCGTATTATAAAAAACTACATCATGGAAACGTATTACGCCCATTACTAAACTATAACAAGATTGAAATTGAAGAGTTTACCAAACTAAATAATATCGTACATATATATGATGATAGTAACGAGGATATAAAATACCGCAGGAATCTAATTCGTAATAAAATAATCCCAATACTACAACAAGTAAATCCAAATATTAGTCAAACCATCTCTCGTAGTGCAAATATTTGTGCAGAAAGTAATAATGTTTTGCAGAAACTACTCGCAGAAAAATTACAATCAATATCTCAAAATACTACGATAATAATTAGTGAGTTAATAAAATTAGACGATGATATTCAAAAAAGTCTGCTGCATCTTTGGTTTAAACAAAACACACAGCAAAGTCTTAAAAGCAAGCAAACAAAAGAATTACATCTAGCTGTCAATAATCACTCAACAGGTTGGAAAATCCACATAAGTAACAACTGTCAAATTCATATACAATATAATCAGCTTATGATAAAGCATACAGCAACTGCTAAGGATGTAAGCAAAGAAGCTATCATAAGTTGGCTTAATGAAAACCTTAACAAACAAATTGATCTAACTGAGATAGTAATCCGTGATAGAAAACCTGATGACAAATGCAAATATTATGGCAGAAACAAGACTAATAAACTTAAAAAACTCTTTCAAGAACTACAAATTCCCGCCACTGAAAGATCAAAAGCAAGAATAATTTTAAAAGATCAGCAAATAATTGCCGTGTATCCTTTTTTTGTTTGTGAGTAA
- a CDS encoding glycosyltransferase family 4 protein, whose protein sequence is METKNIKDVEVIALSLGCRFSGINASMLAVIPVQAKLVNIVGMGFNIDSKDIKKIRFRDFLFKCWRDKWRIWHARRNIDMLVGIILKYLFRYKIILVFTSVAQRNHKKLTKFYINRMAAVICPSEISSGYLEKKPYIVPHGVNTQVFYPAEVRQQQWQEKKMPGKHGIGIFGRIRKSKGTQEFIEATIATLKKYPDWTAVVIGEATQRDLDFKKDLERKVKQAGLDKQIIFTGFIADSNEIPNWYRALDIVVCASHKEGFGLPALEAMASKCAVIATKAGAWPEIIVDNENAYLVEPKSSQQISDKLDILISDSQLRCKIAQNGYDLVTTKYKIQNEAEGIQQVYDSLLARKRA, encoded by the coding sequence GTGGAAACTAAAAATATCAAGGATGTTGAAGTTATAGCATTATCACTAGGGTGTAGATTTTCTGGAATTAATGCAAGTATGTTAGCTGTCATTCCAGTACAAGCTAAATTAGTAAATATTGTTGGCATGGGCTTTAATATTGACTCTAAAGACATTAAGAAAATTAGATTTAGAGATTTCTTATTTAAATGTTGGCGTGATAAATGGCGTATTTGGCATGCACGCAGAAATATAGATATGCTTGTTGGCATAATATTAAAATATCTTTTCAGATATAAGATAATACTAGTTTTCACATCTGTGGCACAACGTAATCATAAGAAGCTTACAAAGTTTTATATAAATAGAATGGCAGCAGTTATATGTCCATCTGAGATATCTTCAGGGTACCTAGAGAAAAAACCATATATAGTGCCTCATGGAGTAAATACACAAGTTTTTTATCCAGCTGAAGTTAGGCAACAACAATGGCAAGAGAAAAAAATGCCTGGCAAACATGGCATAGGGATATTCGGTAGAATTAGAAAATCTAAAGGAACTCAAGAGTTTATTGAAGCAACTATAGCAACCTTAAAAAAATATCCTGATTGGACTGCTGTAGTTATTGGTGAGGCAACACAGAGAGATTTAGATTTTAAAAAAGATCTAGAGCGAAAGGTCAAACAGGCTGGCTTAGACAAGCAGATAATTTTTACTGGTTTTATAGCTGATAGTAATGAGATACCTAACTGGTATAGAGCTTTAGATATTGTTGTTTGTGCTAGTCATAAAGAGGGTTTTGGCTTACCAGCTCTTGAAGCAATGGCTTCAAAATGTGCTGTAATTGCAACTAAAGCAGGTGCTTGGCCAGAGATCATCGTAGATAATGAAAATGCTTATTTAGTCGAACCTAAATCAAGCCAGCAAATTTCAGATAAATTAGATATTCTAATTTCTGATAGTCAACTAAGGTGCAAAATAGCTCAAAATGGTTATGATTTGGTAACTACTAAATATAAGATTCAAAATGAAGCTGAAGGAATTCAGCAAGTTTATGATAGTCTTTTAGCTAGAAAAAGAGCTTAG
- a CDS encoding glycosyltransferase family protein: MIAFKKLKNLFSYKKPIIKENTFLLWEPCSHSHAETVPGFTKYLLDLGYHVSILINHKRYKEGLFCRFDNQNISYNKLSKKQIRKYFKKDSLENVEGVLITTVGKLYDGKNLNQAYEFFHEQANKNKLFFIEHEIDSYIDNNSNPRNDIITLRAMDYKNATTVPVNPHYFGKVKLNYKNELTKFITIGALSEKRKSTKLLINAAKELLDNDITNFKITVIGKGNIKYLPAQLQSFFDIKGRLDFNQMYDQIEKADFILSAYEDNPEHRKYITSKTSGTFQLVYGFLKPIIIRENFAAINGFNPTNAILYLQDSQYSDAMIRAINMSAKEYRQIQLNLEQYTNKLYLNSKINLQKLIKGYITNE, from the coding sequence ATGATAGCTTTTAAAAAACTTAAAAATTTGTTTAGTTACAAAAAACCAATAATCAAAGAGAATACTTTTTTACTTTGGGAACCTTGTTCTCATAGTCATGCAGAAACCGTCCCTGGCTTTACAAAATATTTGCTTGATTTAGGCTATCATGTTTCAATACTTATCAATCATAAAAGATATAAAGAAGGTCTTTTTTGTAGATTTGATAACCAAAATATTTCCTATAATAAACTATCTAAAAAACAGATTCGTAAATATTTTAAAAAAGACTCACTTGAAAATGTCGAAGGTGTTTTGATAACAACTGTTGGTAAGCTATATGATGGTAAAAATTTAAATCAGGCATATGAATTTTTTCATGAGCAAGCTAATAAGAATAAACTCTTTTTTATCGAGCATGAGATTGATAGTTATATTGATAATAATTCTAACCCACGCAATGATATTATTACCTTAAGGGCTATGGATTACAAAAATGCTACCACAGTTCCAGTTAATCCTCATTATTTTGGAAAAGTTAAATTAAATTATAAAAATGAGCTTACAAAATTTATAACCATCGGTGCTTTATCAGAAAAGAGAAAAAGTACCAAATTACTCATAAATGCTGCAAAAGAACTTTTAGATAACGATATTACAAACTTCAAAATCACAGTCATTGGTAAAGGAAATATAAAATATTTGCCAGCTCAGTTACAAAGTTTTTTTGACATCAAGGGACGCCTAGACTTCAATCAAATGTATGATCAAATTGAAAAAGCTGATTTTATTCTCTCTGCTTATGAAGATAATCCTGAGCATAGAAAATACATCACATCTAAAACTAGCGGTACTTTTCAACTTGTTTATGGTTTTTTAAAGCCAATCATTATTAGAGAAAATTTTGCGGCTATAAATGGGTTTAATCCAACTAATGCTATTTTATATTTACAAGATTCTCAATACAGTGATGCGATGATAAGAGCAATAAATATGTCAGCCAAAGAATATAGACAAATTCAACTAAATCTAGAACAATATACTAATAAATTATACTTAAATTCAAAAATTAACTTACAAAAATTAATCAAAGGATATATTACAAATGAATAA
- a CDS encoding glycosyltransferase family 8 protein — translation MNKIPIVFTFDKRIILGAAVAIKSLIDNAKQTTFYDIYVYHPDIAYKTIKYFEEMLSNTNHSISFYHIHKYRFKDAPINKGGSWTEIVYYRLLIPELLPQYDKAIYIDVDVLFKKDLSEVFNIDISGYECAAVPVELNSNKMICHKYFPENKNKYIYISSFLVMNLKLMREEKTVQKFLEVISSFNKRLKFFDLDTLNIACDRFYDLPFSYGTFQSIFYKHDVTKAGEYPFLMDIYSIEELEKAKKETVFIHYVGKPGKPWRMKKPYIDYKEYINKIPKKLKKYTFRDIRKKLLSKY, via the coding sequence ATGAATAAAATACCTATAGTTTTTACTTTTGATAAAAGAATCATTTTAGGTGCTGCTGTAGCTATCAAAAGCTTAATTGATAATGCTAAACAAACTACATTTTATGATATTTATGTTTATCACCCAGATATTGCATATAAAACTATTAAATACTTTGAAGAAATGTTATCTAATACTAATCATAGTATTAGTTTCTACCATATCCATAAATACAGATTTAAAGATGCTCCTATTAATAAGGGCGGTAGTTGGACCGAGATAGTATATTATAGGCTTCTAATACCTGAACTATTACCACAATATGATAAAGCAATATATATTGATGTAGATGTTTTGTTTAAAAAAGATTTAAGTGAGGTTTTCAACATTGACATATCTGGATATGAATGTGCTGCTGTACCTGTAGAACTAAACAGTAATAAAATGATTTGTCATAAATACTTCCCTGAAAATAAAAATAAATATATCTATATTTCAAGCTTTTTAGTTATGAATCTAAAGTTAATGCGAGAAGAAAAAACCGTACAAAAATTTCTAGAAGTTATAAGTTCTTTTAACAAAAGACTAAAGTTTTTTGACTTAGATACATTAAATATTGCTTGTGATAGATTTTATGATTTACCTTTCTCATATGGAACTTTTCAGAGTATTTTCTATAAACATGATGTTACAAAGGCTGGAGAATATCCATTTTTAATGGATATTTATAGTATCGAAGAACTTGAAAAAGCTAAGAAAGAAACTGTATTTATCCATTATGTAGGCAAACCTGGTAAACCATGGCGAATGAAAAAACCGTATATAGATTATAAAGAATATATTAATAAAATCCCTAAAAAACTCAAGAAGTATACTTTTAGAGATATAAGAAAAAAACTTCTAAGTAAATACTAA
- a CDS encoding glycosyltransferase family 32 protein yields the protein MKYFKCYLPQSNVAIDKQYNIPKKIFMTWHSHQLSDDMYNNIQLWIKNNSDWELHLYDDQQVLEFLKANFDKDVVEAYNNIYPKAYKADLFRYCILYIYGGVYSDVKNVPLQPISNILSEDVDFISVKDRYLKDFEFDGYIFQAFLCSKAKHPFFKKAIEMIVENSRNSYYGNDPLSPTGPNLLGRAVNICLNRPDLSDIQPGKYRINEFVFEILILNNHAIMDSMGKQFSLNSYPGYRKELYGCFDLAKSYPICWFNDKCYIKNDKPRLKSKYFLKKKELYIIDYLYISKQTKKARIRALIYSILKPMLAERIFKKVIGYERK from the coding sequence ATGAAATATTTTAAATGTTATTTACCGCAGAGTAATGTGGCTATAGATAAACAATATAATATACCTAAAAAGATATTTATGACTTGGCATTCTCATCAACTTAGTGATGATATGTATAATAATATTCAGTTATGGATAAAAAATAACTCTGACTGGGAGTTGCATTTATATGATGATCAGCAAGTACTAGAGTTCCTCAAGGCAAATTTTGATAAAGATGTAGTTGAAGCATACAACAATATATATCCTAAGGCTTATAAAGCCGATTTATTTAGGTATTGTATACTTTATATATATGGTGGAGTTTATTCAGATGTTAAGAATGTTCCGTTACAGCCAATATCTAATATTCTATCGGAAGATGTTGATTTTATATCTGTAAAAGATAGATATTTAAAGGATTTTGAATTTGATGGCTATATATTTCAAGCATTTTTATGCTCAAAGGCAAAACACCCATTTTTTAAAAAAGCTATTGAAATGATAGTTGAAAACTCACGCAATAGTTACTATGGTAATGATCCTCTAAGTCCAACAGGTCCCAATTTGCTTGGTAGGGCAGTTAATATCTGTCTAAACAGGCCTGATTTGTCAGATATTCAGCCAGGAAAGTATCGAATAAATGAATTTGTCTTTGAAATACTAATTCTTAATAACCATGCTATTATGGATTCTATGGGTAAGCAATTTAGTTTAAATTCTTATCCTGGATATCGTAAGGAACTTTATGGATGTTTTGATTTAGCTAAAAGTTATCCAATATGTTGGTTTAATGATAAATGTTATATTAAAAACGATAAACCTAGATTAAAATCAAAATATTTTTTAAAGAAAAAAGAGCTATATATCATAGATTATTTATATATTTCTAAGCAAACTAAAAAAGCTCGAATAAGGGCGTTAATTTATAGTATTTTAAAACCCATGTTAGCTGAAAGAATTTTTAAGAAAGTTATTGGTTATGAAAGAAAATAA
- a CDS encoding O-antigen ligase family protein: MKQNIFPKIVLIAGIVIFASVFLFARALISIAFITIIILFFVNRDFSFDKSKFQRYMPLLFLLAAGVVINAAYLYGYTIYDKSIILKELVAYTNPIIIVIYTYSLGYFLSQNKKLADYLLWSYLTVTVLFSLLCFIKFLYSSNIDLIGVYGTFGHGPDVQGVIAFTFPFVSVCFLNLALKSSKIRNKLIFLLSVLLVIFTDLFINTSKVGYIIEVFVLVYYAFVFIKNYSIQTNTNALSIKKMLIMTFLSLLALTFIFSFAYKKSQIFHDKTSEFTKSIVRIFESNGYSKIERKNLEQQSTGLRMIYYISSIEIFKKYPNVFIWGCSFTGNTPDLNYCTQNLIENNQQLQANPMVLKNQPIEPHNEFINYTFRGGIFSALCLLMFFISLFYITKNLPLQDRFGVRVFILGYFIASLTGYYLSTQYEVSMFFTLLAIFLSKIEQKKDSHYEIF; this comes from the coding sequence ATGAAGCAAAATATATTTCCTAAAATAGTTTTAATAGCAGGTATTGTTATCTTTGCAAGTGTTTTCCTATTTGCTAGAGCATTAATATCAATAGCATTTATTACAATAATAATTCTCTTTTTTGTTAATCGTGATTTTTCTTTTGATAAGTCTAAATTTCAACGCTATATGCCTTTATTATTTTTATTAGCTGCTGGGGTGGTTATTAATGCTGCATATTTATATGGTTATACTATTTATGATAAATCTATTATCCTTAAGGAATTAGTAGCTTATACTAATCCTATTATTATTGTAATTTATACTTATTCACTTGGTTATTTTTTATCACAAAATAAAAAACTCGCAGACTATTTATTATGGTCGTATTTAACGGTAACAGTATTATTTTCTTTATTGTGTTTTATAAAATTTTTATATAGCTCAAATATAGATTTAATAGGTGTATATGGTACTTTTGGCCATGGACCTGATGTACAAGGAGTAATTGCTTTTACTTTTCCTTTTGTTTCTGTCTGTTTTCTAAATTTAGCTCTAAAATCTAGTAAAATAAGAAATAAGCTAATTTTTTTATTATCGGTTTTATTAGTGATTTTTACAGACTTATTTATCAATACTAGTAAAGTTGGCTATATTATCGAGGTTTTTGTGTTAGTTTATTATGCTTTTGTATTTATAAAAAATTACAGCATTCAAACTAATACTAATGCATTAAGTATAAAAAAAATGCTGATAATGACTTTTCTATCTTTATTAGCTTTGACTTTTATTTTTAGTTTTGCATATAAAAAAAGTCAAATATTTCATGATAAAACATCTGAATTTACTAAAAGCATTGTCAGAATTTTTGAATCAAATGGTTACTCTAAAATAGAAAGAAAAAACTTAGAACAGCAGTCAACAGGTTTAAGAATGATTTATTATATTTCTTCTATAGAAATATTTAAAAAATATCCTAATGTTTTTATATGGGGTTGTTCTTTTACTGGAAATACACCAGATTTAAATTATTGTACCCAAAACCTAATAGAAAATAATCAGCAACTGCAAGCTAATCCTATGGTTCTTAAAAATCAACCTATAGAGCCTCATAATGAGTTTATAAATTATACTTTTAGAGGAGGCATATTTTCAGCATTGTGTTTATTAATGTTTTTTATAAGTTTATTTTATATTACTAAAAATCTTCCTCTTCAAGATAGATTTGGTGTAAGAGTTTTTATATTAGGCTATTTTATAGCATCATTGACAGGTTATTATCTATCAACACAATATGAAGTAAGTATGTTTTTTACGTTATTAGCAATATTTTTATCAAAGATTGAACAAAAAAAAGATAGTCACTATGAAATATTTTAA
- the yjgA gene encoding ribosome biogenesis factor YjgA: MGKVIDLDEIDRLERENSHYKAVKSKTSFKKDALEITDFGSSLTELSKKQLEKLPIDYNLKNSIITAKSLQKIALKRQTQFIGKLLRKTDNLDEIHKAYDVLVNKDKQANLMFKRLENIRNNLLDPFKMHDTLDILIQEFPDLDIQNLRQLIRNHYKEVEKNTTIKSFKEIFRLLKECSNIK; encoded by the coding sequence ATGGGTAAAGTTATTGATCTTGATGAAATAGATCGTTTAGAAAGAGAAAATTCTCATTATAAAGCCGTAAAGAGTAAGACATCTTTTAAAAAAGATGCATTAGAGATAACAGATTTCGGTAGCTCTTTGACTGAGCTAAGTAAAAAACAGTTAGAGAAATTACCAATCGATTATAATCTTAAAAATAGTATTATCACTGCTAAAAGCTTACAAAAGATAGCTTTAAAAAGACAAACACAGTTTATTGGTAAACTTTTACGTAAAACAGATAATCTTGATGAGATTCATAAGGCTTATGATGTGCTTGTCAATAAAGACAAACAAGCAAATCTAATGTTTAAGCGTTTAGAAAATATTCGTAATAATCTTTTAGATCCATTTAAAATGCATGATACATTAGATATATTGATACAAGAATTTCCAGATTTAGATATTCAAAATTTAAGACAACTAATTAGAAATCATTATAAGGAAGTAGAAAAAAATACTACAATTAAGTCATTTAAAGAGATTTTTAGATTGCTAAAAGAGTGTAGTAATATCAAATAA
- the glyA gene encoding serine hydroxymethyltransferase, which produces MFSFEKNSLKNTDKEIFDAIQLEVKRQHEHVELIASENYASPAVMEAQGSQLTNKYAEGYHGKRYYGGCEFVDIAEKLAIERAQKLFGVDYANVQPHSGSQANAAVYNAVLKPGDTVLGMDLGAGGHLTHGSKVNFSGKIYNSIQYGLDENGDIDYEQVAQLAKEYKPKMIIAGFSAFSGIINWQKFREIANSLDTVLMADIAHVAGLVAAGVYPNPFPYVDVATTTTHKTLRGPRGGLILCNNNPELTKKFQSAIFPGIQGGPLMHVIAAKAVAFKEALDPSFVCYQNQVLENAKAMEKVLKERGINIISGGTSNHLLLLDITNTGFSGKEAEAALGRANITVNKNSIPNDPRSPLVTSGLRIGSPAITTRGFKKNECELVANLLADVVFNCGNEQIEHQTAAKILNLCNKFPVYK; this is translated from the coding sequence ATGTTTAGCTTTGAAAAAAATAGCCTAAAAAATACCGATAAAGAGATTTTTGACGCTATACAACTTGAAGTTAAAAGACAGCATGAACATGTTGAGCTTATAGCATCAGAAAACTATGCAAGTCCTGCGGTAATGGAGGCACAAGGATCACAACTTACAAACAAATACGCCGAGGGTTATCATGGTAAAAGGTATTATGGTGGTTGTGAATTTGTTGATATCGCTGAGAAACTTGCTATAGAGAGAGCACAGAAACTATTTGGCGTTGATTATGCTAATGTTCAACCACACTCGGGTTCTCAAGCAAATGCTGCTGTTTATAATGCTGTCTTAAAACCAGGTGATACTGTTCTTGGTATGGATTTAGGTGCAGGTGGGCACCTAACACATGGTAGTAAAGTTAATTTCTCTGGAAAAATTTATAACTCTATTCAATACGGCTTAGATGAAAATGGCGATATAGACTACGAGCAAGTAGCACAATTAGCTAAAGAATATAAACCAAAAATGATAATAGCAGGCTTCTCAGCATTTTCTGGCATAATTAACTGGCAAAAGTTTAGAGAAATAGCTAATTCTTTAGATACCGTACTAATGGCAGATATAGCTCATGTGGCAGGGCTAGTGGCAGCTGGAGTATACCCTAACCCATTCCCATATGTTGATGTTGCAACTACAACTACACATAAAACATTAAGAGGACCTAGAGGTGGTTTAATACTTTGTAATAATAATCCAGAACTTACAAAAAAATTCCAATCAGCTATTTTCCCTGGCATTCAAGGAGGTCCTTTGATGCATGTAATTGCAGCTAAGGCAGTTGCTTTTAAGGAAGCATTAGATCCTAGTTTCGTTTGTTATCAAAACCAAGTACTCGAAAATGCTAAAGCTATGGAAAAAGTTTTAAAAGAGCGCGGCATCAATATAATCTCTGGCGGAACTAGTAATCATCTACTTTTGCTTGATATTACAAATACAGGTTTCTCTGGTAAAGAAGCTGAAGCAGCTCTAGGCAGAGCAAACATCACTGTTAATAAAAACTCTATTCCAAATGACCCTCGCTCTCCTTTAGTTACTAGTGGTCTAAGAATTGGAAGCCCCGCTATAACAACAAGAGGCTTTAAAAAGAATGAATGTGAATTAGTCGCTAACTTATTAGCAGATGTAGTGTTTAACTGTGGTAATGAACAAATAGAACACCAAACAGCAGCTAAAATTTTAAATCTTTGTAATAAATTCCCTGTTTATAAATAA
- a CDS encoding outer membrane protein assembly factor BamD, whose product MERFLYLVVTTFILLLLSSCGPKKDSELPQVYTSYTARFIYAKAHEQMQNEKYFDAIRSYKSLLAQYPFTPLAEKGMVDLIYVYYMDDESTMALALGQQFIKMYPYSIYKGYVYYMIGVVGFEDGRGMLQTYAPYDMNYHDPTGYQDAYTNFEKAIQLDPNGSFVPDAKRRMVFINNTIARHYDDIAHFYFKRGAYNAAIDRASQVIRSYPQSTSTEDALVLTIRSYNKLGLYDQAKANIRVLKKNYPKNKFLKNLRPDGTEEQSWYQRWLGWL is encoded by the coding sequence ATGGAAAGGTTTTTATATTTAGTAGTAACTACATTTATTTTGCTGCTACTAAGTTCATGTGGACCTAAGAAGGATAGTGAGTTGCCACAAGTTTACACAAGTTATACTGCTAGATTTATTTATGCTAAGGCTCATGAGCAAATGCAGAATGAAAAGTATTTTGATGCGATTAGATCGTATAAGTCTTTGTTAGCACAGTATCCGTTTACGCCATTAGCAGAGAAGGGTATGGTTGATTTGATATATGTTTATTACATGGATGATGAATCAACTATGGCGCTTGCATTAGGACAACAGTTTATTAAGATGTACCCATATAGTATATATAAAGGGTATGTTTACTATATGATAGGTGTTGTAGGCTTTGAAGATGGTAGAGGAATGTTACAGACTTATGCGCCATATGATATGAACTATCATGATCCTACCGGATATCAAGATGCATATACTAATTTTGAAAAAGCTATTCAATTAGATCCTAATGGTAGTTTTGTCCCGGATGCTAAACGTAGGATGGTATTTATAAATAATACTATCGCAAGGCATTATGATGATATAGCTCATTTTTATTTCAAAAGAGGTGCTTATAATGCTGCAATAGACAGAGCTTCTCAGGTGATAAGAAGTTATCCACAAAGTACATCAACAGAGGATGCATTAGTTTTAACTATTAGATCATATAATAAACTTGGTTTGTATGATCAGGCTAAAGCAAATATTCGTGTACTTAAGAAAAACTATCCTAAAAATAAATTCCTTAAAAACCTTCGTCCAGATGGCACAGAAGAGCAAAGCTGGTATCAAAGGTGGCTTGGTTGGTTATAG
- a CDS encoding RluA family pseudouridine synthase has translation MAHNTLSNRFHQNIIMHSKDAGKRIDIAINEQFEQFSRAQIQKWLKEGSITVNGQTTKSKYIVLGDEKVEINVKLLPTNEWIAQDIKLNIIYEDDNIIVIDKPVNMVVHPGAGNPTGTVSNALLHRYKDQNKLPRAGIVHRLDKNTSGLMVAAKSSIAYNNLVQQLAERKVSRKYLAIVEGEIYQQGTINQPIGRDPINRTKMAINHRGKQAITHYTPIEVYDGFTLIECQLETGRTHQIRIHMKSIKHPLVGDQTYNKSSTKLEKLAIIAPTRQALHAYKLSFIHPTTAKMVKFKSKLPEDILNLKVQLKQTVEMFQDFEEDYYDYYEYC, from the coding sequence ATGGCACATAATACACTATCTAATAGATTTCATCAAAATATTATAATGCATTCCAAAGATGCTGGAAAAAGAATTGATATCGCAATAAATGAACAATTTGAACAGTTTTCTCGCGCTCAAATACAAAAATGGCTAAAAGAAGGCTCGATCACAGTTAATGGTCAAACTACCAAATCAAAATATATTGTTTTAGGTGATGAGAAAGTTGAAATTAATGTCAAACTACTACCGACTAATGAATGGATTGCCCAAGATATTAAACTTAATATAATTTATGAGGATGATAATATTATTGTCATTGATAAGCCAGTTAACATGGTAGTACATCCTGGTGCCGGAAATCCTACCGGAACAGTATCTAATGCTTTACTACATCGCTATAAAGATCAGAATAAACTGCCACGAGCTGGTATAGTTCATCGTCTAGATAAAAATACTTCAGGATTAATGGTTGCGGCCAAAAGTAGTATTGCTTATAACAATCTTGTCCAACAGCTTGCTGAGAGAAAAGTCTCGCGTAAATATCTTGCAATAGTTGAAGGTGAAATATATCAACAAGGTACCATCAATCAACCGATTGGCAGAGATCCTATTAATCGCACAAAAATGGCTATCAACCATAGAGGTAAACAAGCCATTACACATTATACTCCTATCGAAGTCTATGATGGATTTACACTTATTGAATGTCAACTTGAAACAGGAAGAACTCATCAGATTAGAATTCATATGAAAAGTATCAAACATCCACTAGTTGGTGACCAAACATATAACAAGTCTTCAACAAAACTAGAAAAATTAGCTATAATAGCACCAACTAGACAAGCTTTGCACGCATATAAGCTCTCTTTTATCCATCCAACAACTGCAAAGATGGTTAAATTTAAAAGCAAACTTCCTGAAGATATATTAAATTTAAAAGTGCAGCTAAAGCAAACAGTTGAAATGTTCCAGGATTTTGAAGAAGATTATTATGACTACTATGAGTATTGTTAA